Genomic segment of Parabacteroides pacaensis:
ATGTCATTAGCCGGACGTGACGCTTGGTATGCCGGTACAGGAGGTATTGTAGTAGATGGCGTAACGGAAGACGGCCAAGTAAATACCAAAGCAGTGAATCCGCAAGAATATTGGGCACGTGTTTCCCGGGCCGGAGAAGAATTTATTTATGATGGAACCAACCTTCGCTTGCGTGAATTGACAATCGGATATAATTTCCCTAAAAAAATGTTGGCAAAGACTCCGTTTACTAATTTGAAAGTGAGCTTTGTAGGACGTAATTTGTGGATAATCAAAAATAATATTCCTGGATATGATCCCGAATCTTCCTACAGTACAGGAAATGCCGGAGGTATTGAATATGCTGCTTTCCCTTCTATGCGTAGCTTCGGTTTTAACCTGAATGTTTCTTTCTAATGATGTCAGACTTTTTTAAGAATTATCAATATGAAGACTAAAATAAAATCTTATTTGCTGATGTGCGTACTTGCAGGAGCGGCTTCTTTGACCTCTTGTGAAAGTTTTGATAGCATAAATGAAAATCCCAATTCTCCTACACCGGAGAAAATAGATCCTGTTTATTTGCTGACGCCGGTATTTATCAGAAGTACTTATAACGTAGACTTATATCAGCGTATCCATAATTTGTATGTAGATACGTATGCTCAGTATTTTGCTAATGATAAATATTCTTCTAATGTGTGTGTCCCCACGAATGATTGGACGCAACAATATTGGGATGCTCATTGGGGATGGATTGCTAACTTAAATGAAGTGATCCGTAACAGCCAGGATGATCCGAAACATACTAATTTGGTACAGGTTGCCCGTATTTGGAGGGTATGGACTTTCGGGCGTGCAACCGATTTGTTCGGAGATATTCCTTATTCCCGTGCTTGTGACGATTCGGGCGAAGCTGCGCCTTATGACCCGCAGAAAGACATTTATTATGATATGGTGAAAGAACTGGCTGAGGCTTCGGCTGCTTTAAACGTGGATGGCGATAATTTAGGAACCGGTGATTTGATTTTTAACGGGGATGTAGCTCGTTGGAAAGCTTTTGCAAACAGCATGCGTTTACGTTTGGCGATGCGTATGACCGAAGTAGACCCAGACAAAGCCAAAACAGAGGCTGAAGCTGCGGTAAAAGCAGCAGGAGGGTTACTTTCCAGTATCAATGAAGACGTGAAAATTGCTCGTAAAAACTCTTATTATCAAGTGGATTATGGATTTTATAACGCTGTTTCCCATTTATTTAATGGCGGGCGTATGACAATGAGTTATTCCATGCAGAAGCTTTTGACTAATTTGGGAGGGATTCCTTTCCCTAAAAAAGAGACTTACAAAGAAGTTCCGGAATATTGCGATCCTCGCGGTCCGATTTATTTCAATGTAACGAATGAGTATAATGGAGCGGGTGAAGAATACCGTGGCCGTTGGAAAGGTGTGCCTGCAGGCTATACAAAAGCAGTAAGCTTGGAGCCGAATAATGTAAACAAAAACAATTCCCGGGTAGGAGTTTACTTTGTAGGTAGTACGAAAGAGACCGATGTTCCCTTTACCGTACAAATGGATCGCGACCAGACTTTAATGTATTATGCTGAAGTTTGTTTCTTACGTGCCGAAGGTGCTTTGCGCGGATGGGATATGGGCGGAACTGCCAAAGATTTTTATGAAGCAGGCATCCGTGCTTCTATGCAAGAAGTGGAAATTCCGGAGGATGTAATTAATCAGTATCTTACATCTACCATGCCTAATTTGTATGGTACAACTGTTCCTTTCGATCATAATACGAATGGGGAAAATAATTCCCAATTGGCGAAGATAATTACGCAAAAGTATCTTTCCGGTTTTCCTGATAATGGATGGGAAGCATGGGCAGACTATCGTCGTTTGAGTTTGCCTACATTAGATCCGTTTGCTATGCCTGAAACGGGTTATGTGATAGAGAAAGGTGCAATGGGTTGGAAGGGTTCTTTACGTCGTATTCTTTACCCGGCTAAGGAAGCGATTGTAAACGAAGCGAATTATAAGGAAGCCTCTACCCGTATCGGTGGTGATAAAACAACTACTCGTATGTGGTGGGATGCACAGAAATAAGGATCAGTACTAATACTGATAAATAATATTGGAAAAGGTAAAAGGAGCGTTGCTTGATGAAAGTGCCTCTTTTTACCTTTTCCTTTTTCTATTTTTTGAACTAATTATATGTTTCTTATAATAATTCTTTTATATTTGTAGCTTTGATGATGAATAACGCATGGATGATAAAAGCCTATTAATCGCACTTAAACAAGGTGACAGAGAAGCATTTGCTACTTTGTATAAGCAATACTGGAGTCAGGTTTATAACTTCAGTCGTCTTTACTTGACTACGCGTGAATCTGCCGAGGAAGTAGTGCAAGAAGTGTTTATAAAAGTTTGGGAAACAAGACACTTTATCCGGGAATCCGATAATTTTAAAGGATTCCTGTTTATTATAACCCGTAACTTGATTTTTAACCAGTCACGCAAGCATTTTAATGAAGAATTTTATAGACTTACTGTCCTTTCCGCTTTAGAAGAATCTTATGACATTGAAGGTGAGATCGATGCCCGGAACCTTAGGGAATATATTGACTTACTTATTGAAGAACTTCCGCCTCAACGTCGGTTGGTATTTAATCTTAGCCGGAAAGAATACAAGAGTTATAAAGAAATTGCCCAACAATTGAATATTTCAGAAAAAACCGTTGAACGCCACATCAACGAAGCCATCAAATTCCTTAAAAAGAATTTGATACTACTTTCCTATTTTCTTATGTAATTTATTGGATAGTATACCGGATAAGCTTTTACATAGCTGGTATCCATATACAAAATTCTTATTTGCTATACCTCCTGTTGTATATAGGAGCGAAAAATTTTCGCTTATTATTCGTCATCCTTTACACCTATAGAATAAAATTTTTTGTTATGTCAGTGGGGGGAGATTTCTTCCTGCGTGTATTTATATTGTAACACCTTTATCCGTATGAATAGAAACGAGAAAAACATATTAAAAAAATTGCTTTACACCACTCTATCTCCTGTAGAAAAAGAAACACTTCTTTCGCGCCCGTCGGTTGATACGCATTTTCGGGAACAATGGATGGATGCGCCCGACTTTGCTCGTCAAGAAAAGGTGAATGAACACAAAATATGGGTAAAGATATATAATGAGATATGGGGAAATAAGAAAAAAATTCCCATGATATTGTATAAATTCTATAGTATAGCAGCTTCTGTCCTGTTGTTGTTAGGATTAAGTGGGGGGGCTTATTATTGGGTATCTCATAAAACTACTCAGGTAATGTATATAACTACTTCCGGTGTTCGTAATATAGAATCGGTAGTTCTTCCTGACGGGTCGACCGTACAACTAGGACCAAGTAGCAAATTAACTTATCCGGATAAATTTGCCACAGGAAAAAGAATCGTAGAGTTGTCCGGTCAAGCATTTTTCGATGTAGCTAAAGATAAAACAAAGCCTTTTATTGTTCACAGTAAAGATATGGAAGTAACTGCATTGGGAACAGCTTTTGAAGTTTTTAACTACGATCAGGAAAATAAGATAGAGACTATTCTACTTCAAGGTAAAGTAAAAATAGACCTTACTACTACTTCCGGAAAGATCCATAAAAAAGATATCTATCTTTCTCCGAATGAAAAGTTGACCTTTATAAAAGATAGCCGGAATGTAGTAATAGAAACGGTAGATGCAGATAAATATACAAGTTGGAGATCGAACGGCATCCTGTCCTTTGAAAATGAGAAATTATCCATGATTATTCCTCGCTTAGAACAATGGTATGGTCGTAAAATAATATGCCAGAAAGACTTAGCGGATACATATCGCTTTACGTTTAAAGTAAGAGATGAGTCGTTGAAACGTATATTATTTATATTAGGAAAATCTTCGCCGCTCACTTATCGGGAAGTAGGAGAAAATTATCAATTATATTTAAAGAGATAAAGTATTGAGAGTATTAACCTTATATGTTAAATAATTATGATATATCAAGACGATACCTAAAAAGCAGGGAGGAATAGAATCCTCCCGCCTTATACGTTTTCAATTTATCGCAGGTTTGAGGAATGGAAGCCCGTAAAACCTGCTAGTTATCCATCAAAAACAACGCAAAGTTATGAAAAAAATCAAAGACAGGGATCATTGTATCCCATTATTTAGAAAAACAGTCAGAATTATGAAAATCACAATTTTATTGCTAACTCTTACTATTGGTGGTATTTCGGCATCTACCTATGCACAGAGTTTTAAAATTTCCATGGAAAAACAAAATACCCGGATTATTGAAATTTTAAAGGAAATAGAAAATAACAGCGAGTTTACTTTTTTTTTTAACGATAATCAGGTAAACGTGAATAAACGTACAACTGTGAAAGCTCATAATTTATCCTTAGAAGAAGTCCTGAGTCAAATATTTAGAGGATTGGGATACAAATATGAAATTATTGGTTTTCAAGTATTAATTAAATCGGATACCGGTAATAAGAGTACGACTAACAAAGCCTATCAACAACGTACCAAGAAAATAACCGGATATGTTAAAGATATTACAGGTGAACCTGTTATTGGCGCAAATGTAGTGGTAAAAGGTGCAGCCCATGGTACGATAACAGATGCGACAGGATATTTTACCTTACAAGTTCCGGAAAATACACAACTAGTCATATCCTATATCGGATATAGAAACCAAATTATTCAAGTTGGAAATGCTTCGGAATTAACGGTACGTCTTATAGAGGATACCCAGAAACTTGACGAAGTTGTAGTGGTAGGGTATGGTACACAAAAGAAGATCAATTTGACAGGGTCGGTAGCATCTGTCGATATTTCCAAGGAAGCTGAAAGCCGGCCTATCACTACTATGTCTGCCGGGTTAGCAGGGTTGTCTCCCGGCTTATATGTAAATTCGTCAAACAACGATCCTGGCTCAAGTGCTTCTTTGATGTTGAGAGGACAAGGAACTTTAAATAATTCTGCCCCTTTGGTTATCGTAGATGGAGTGGAAGTTAGTATGGACAATGTATCCCCTCATGATGTGGCAAGTATTTCCATATTAAAAGATGCCGCTTCTTCTTCTATTTACGGTTCGCGGGCAGCTAACGGAGTTATTCTCATTACAACAAAGCAAGGTAACGCAGGAAAGATTTCTATTAATTATAATGGATATGCTTCATTTCAATCCGTATCGAATTTAATGCCTTTAGTGGATAACAGTGTCGAATATATGGAAATGATTAACGAAGCTGCCCGAAATTCAAAACTTTCGGAGCCTTATTCTGCTGAAAATATCCAATTATGGCGCGAACATCAAGGGGATGATCCGTTATTGTGGCCTAATACCAATTGGGGAAAAGCTCTTTTTAGAAATGTTTTTACTACCAATCATAATTTATCGATTTCAGGGGGTACTGAAAAATTAAAATCTTATGTATCATTCGATTTTTCGGATACACCTGGAATTATTGAAAATACAGGATTTAAAAGATATATTGTCAGAGCAAATAACCAGTATCAAGCTACTCCGTGGTTGCGTATTGGCATGAACCTTTCCGGTGTTTTTACGGATAAGGAAAGAGGTAGTAACGGATTAAGTTCACTGTTCGTAAATTCGGTAGGCTCCGTGCCTACAGTGGTTCCCCGGTCACCTGATGGAAGATATGGCGGTACAAATAATGTAGAAGATAATCAGGCCGCAGCTAGTCCGCTATGGTATGTGAATGGTTATAAAGGAGATAATACTTCCCATAAATTTTTTTCGAAGTTTTTTATGAACTTGAACCCGCTTAAAGGATTAAACATAAATGCTTCTTATTTTTATGACTTTCATACTTCAAAACTAACTACTATACCTACTCAAAATGATCGTTGGAATTTTCAAACGAATACGATTCTTGCTTCTGGAAAAACTGCTTTGTACATTCAGAAAAGTGAATCTAGAAATTCAAGAAATTTTATGGATATGGATATTTCTTATGAAGCGACAGTGTTAGAACACTTGAATTTTAAATTTATGGTAGGTGCTAGCCAAGAACAGTTCTTCTCAGAATCTATGAGTGTAAAGAAAGAGGAGTTAATTGATGAGAACTTGACGGAATTGGACGCTGCAAATGGAGCTTCTACCTCCTCAGGCAGTCGTACGGAATGGGCAATGAGGTCTTATTTCAGTCGTTTGAATGTAAATTGGAAAGACAAATATTTATTGGAACTGAATATAAGAAGAGATGGTTCGTCACGTTTTGCAAAGGATAATAGATGGGGAAATTTTCCTTCTATGTCCGTAGGATGGCGTTTATCGGAAGAACCGTTTATGAGTACTTTGAAAGATACATGGTTGAACAATCTGAAAGTAAGAGCATCTTATGGTTCGTTAGGAAATAATTCGATAGGAAATTATGATGCCATACCTGTATTAGCGAAAACAAATTATGTATTGAATAATACCCCAGCCATAGGTTTTTATCAATCGGCGATTGCCAATACGGCTGTAACTTGGGAATCTACTTTTGTTACTAATATAGGAGTTGACTTCGGTTTATTCAATAATCAGTTAAATGGTTCTCTTGAATATTATAATAAGTTTACGAAAGATATTTTGATGAATCTGCCCGCTCCTTATGCGCACGGAGCAGCTTCCATTCCACCGCAAAATGGTGCGGAAGTAAGGAATAGAGGCTTGGAGTTAACTTTAGGTTGGCAAGGGAATATAAGTGATTTTAATTATTATATAAAGGGTAATTTTACTTACAATAAAAATGAAGTAGTCAAATTTAAAGGAAATGAATATTCTTTATCCGGAATAAGAATGATAAAAGAGGGACTTCCTATCAATGTTCCTTATCTGCGTATTGTAGACCGGATAGTCCAAACGCCGGAAGATGTAGCCTTGGTGGAGAATATAGTGAAAAATGCTCCTATCGATCCGGCGACAGGCAAACAGATGAATCCCTTTCCTTATGGAAAACCTGAATTAGGAGATTTCCTATATAAAGACTTGAATAAGGATGGTCTTATTAATGATGATGATCGGCAAGTGCACGGACATGGACAAAGTCCGGAATTTATGTTTGGCGTGTCATTAGGAGGAAGTTATAAAAACTTTGATATTTCGGCACTTATCCAAGGTGTTACAGGATTAGAAGATTACTTTTGTAACGATTATTATACCTCTGTTCTTAGATATTCAATTATTGTAAATAAGCAAATTGTAGATGGCCGGTGGTATGAAGGTCGTACAACTCCTGCCCGATATCCCAGATTAATGATGAGTAATTCTAAAAATACCAGAGAAAGTGATTTTTGGTTAGAAAATAAGTCTTATATAAAGATAAGAAATATTCAATTGGGCTATACACTGCCTAAACAAGTATTATCTTTTTTAAGTGTGAGTAAATTAAGAGCTTATGTAGGGTTGGAAAACTTTTTTACGTTTACATCATATAAAGGATTGGATCCTGAAATATCGGGAGTAAATTATCCAACCATGAAACAAGTCGTATTAGGTATAAATCTTTCTTTCTAAAATACAGGATATGAAAAAGTTAAATAGAATAAATGTGTTTTTTGCAGTGGCTTTGTTATGGATCTTATCTGCTTGTTATGAGTTAGATTTATATCCTAAAAGCCAATTGAGTCCGGAGACATTCTGGAAAACAGATGAACATGCTAAGCAAGGTGTTATGGCTTGTTATCAAGCTTTAAAATGGAACGAAACCTATTATCGTTTTTTCGGTATGGATTGTCTTACGGACATAGGAACGGGATATGATGATGCCGGATATTGGGATATTTCTCGTGGAACTTGGACTGCTGCATCGGGATATGTCTTGAATCGATGGACACATTCGTATGATGGAATTTCTAGAACAAATCTAGTTATTCAAAATATTTTATCATCCGAAACAATCAATGAAGACGTGAAGCATAAAGTCTTGGGAGAAGCTAAATTTCTTAGAGCTCTTTATTACTTCTTTTTATTGAATCATTTTGGTGGTGTTCCGATCTATGATGAAACAGTGGATTATAATAAAGAGTATATGAAATTTACCAAGGCTCGTAGTAGTGAGCAAGATACAAGGGACTTTATTCTTAAAGACCTTGAATATGCAATGGAAGCTCTTCCTGTTTCTTGGCCAGAAGCTGATTATGGAAGGGCTACCAAAGGTGCGGCTTATGCTTTAAGAGGAAGAGTTTATTTATATAATCAACAATATGATTTAGCGGTGAAAGATTTTGAAGAAATTGTTTTAGATCCTTCCGGAGTAGGTTACAATTATGAATTATATCCGGATTATGCAGGATTGTTTTTGCCGACAGGAGATAAAAGTAATGAAATGATTTTTTCGGTTCAGAACCATGCCTCTGTCGGATTTAATTTAGGCATGCCTTATGCTTGGTATATGGGAAGCAATGCGTGTGTGGGAACAAGTTGGAATAACGTAATGCCATCTGTAGACTTGGTAGATAGTTATGAACTTAAAGATGGACGGCCTTTTAATTGG
This window contains:
- a CDS encoding SusD/RagB family nutrient-binding outer membrane lipoprotein gives rise to the protein MKTKIKSYLLMCVLAGAASLTSCESFDSINENPNSPTPEKIDPVYLLTPVFIRSTYNVDLYQRIHNLYVDTYAQYFANDKYSSNVCVPTNDWTQQYWDAHWGWIANLNEVIRNSQDDPKHTNLVQVARIWRVWTFGRATDLFGDIPYSRACDDSGEAAPYDPQKDIYYDMVKELAEASAALNVDGDNLGTGDLIFNGDVARWKAFANSMRLRLAMRMTEVDPDKAKTEAEAAVKAAGGLLSSINEDVKIARKNSYYQVDYGFYNAVSHLFNGGRMTMSYSMQKLLTNLGGIPFPKKETYKEVPEYCDPRGPIYFNVTNEYNGAGEEYRGRWKGVPAGYTKAVSLEPNNVNKNNSRVGVYFVGSTKETDVPFTVQMDRDQTLMYYAEVCFLRAEGALRGWDMGGTAKDFYEAGIRASMQEVEIPEDVINQYLTSTMPNLYGTTVPFDHNTNGENNSQLAKIITQKYLSGFPDNGWEAWADYRRLSLPTLDPFAMPETGYVIEKGAMGWKGSLRRILYPAKEAIVNEANYKEASTRIGGDKTTTRMWWDAQK
- a CDS encoding RNA polymerase sigma-70 factor, producing MDDKSLLIALKQGDREAFATLYKQYWSQVYNFSRLYLTTRESAEEVVQEVFIKVWETRHFIRESDNFKGFLFIITRNLIFNQSRKHFNEEFYRLTVLSALEESYDIEGEIDARNLREYIDLLIEELPPQRRLVFNLSRKEYKSYKEIAQQLNISEKTVERHINEAIKFLKKNLILLSYFLM
- a CDS encoding FecR family protein, giving the protein MNRNEKNILKKLLYTTLSPVEKETLLSRPSVDTHFREQWMDAPDFARQEKVNEHKIWVKIYNEIWGNKKKIPMILYKFYSIAASVLLLLGLSGGAYYWVSHKTTQVMYITTSGVRNIESVVLPDGSTVQLGPSSKLTYPDKFATGKRIVELSGQAFFDVAKDKTKPFIVHSKDMEVTALGTAFEVFNYDQENKIETILLQGKVKIDLTTTSGKIHKKDIYLSPNEKLTFIKDSRNVVIETVDADKYTSWRSNGILSFENEKLSMIIPRLEQWYGRKIICQKDLADTYRFTFKVRDESLKRILFILGKSSPLTYREVGENYQLYLKR
- a CDS encoding TonB-dependent receptor, with the protein product MKITILLLTLTIGGISASTYAQSFKISMEKQNTRIIEILKEIENNSEFTFFFNDNQVNVNKRTTVKAHNLSLEEVLSQIFRGLGYKYEIIGFQVLIKSDTGNKSTTNKAYQQRTKKITGYVKDITGEPVIGANVVVKGAAHGTITDATGYFTLQVPENTQLVISYIGYRNQIIQVGNASELTVRLIEDTQKLDEVVVVGYGTQKKINLTGSVASVDISKEAESRPITTMSAGLAGLSPGLYVNSSNNDPGSSASLMLRGQGTLNNSAPLVIVDGVEVSMDNVSPHDVASISILKDAASSSIYGSRAANGVILITTKQGNAGKISINYNGYASFQSVSNLMPLVDNSVEYMEMINEAARNSKLSEPYSAENIQLWREHQGDDPLLWPNTNWGKALFRNVFTTNHNLSISGGTEKLKSYVSFDFSDTPGIIENTGFKRYIVRANNQYQATPWLRIGMNLSGVFTDKERGSNGLSSLFVNSVGSVPTVVPRSPDGRYGGTNNVEDNQAAASPLWYVNGYKGDNTSHKFFSKFFMNLNPLKGLNINASYFYDFHTSKLTTIPTQNDRWNFQTNTILASGKTALYIQKSESRNSRNFMDMDISYEATVLEHLNFKFMVGASQEQFFSESMSVKKEELIDENLTELDAANGASTSSGSRTEWAMRSYFSRLNVNWKDKYLLELNIRRDGSSRFAKDNRWGNFPSMSVGWRLSEEPFMSTLKDTWLNNLKVRASYGSLGNNSIGNYDAIPVLAKTNYVLNNTPAIGFYQSAIANTAVTWESTFVTNIGVDFGLFNNQLNGSLEYYNKFTKDILMNLPAPYAHGAASIPPQNGAEVRNRGLELTLGWQGNISDFNYYIKGNFTYNKNEVVKFKGNEYSLSGIRMIKEGLPINVPYLRIVDRIVQTPEDVALVENIVKNAPIDPATGKQMNPFPYGKPELGDFLYKDLNKDGLINDDDRQVHGHGQSPEFMFGVSLGGSYKNFDISALIQGVTGLEDYFCNDYYTSVLRYSIIVNKQIVDGRWYEGRTTPARYPRLMMSNSKNTRESDFWLENKSYIKIRNIQLGYTLPKQVLSFLSVSKLRAYVGLENFFTFTSYKGLDPEISGVNYPTMKQVVLGINLSF
- a CDS encoding RagB/SusD family nutrient uptake outer membrane protein codes for the protein MKKLNRINVFFAVALLWILSACYELDLYPKSQLSPETFWKTDEHAKQGVMACYQALKWNETYYRFFGMDCLTDIGTGYDDAGYWDISRGTWTAASGYVLNRWTHSYDGISRTNLVIQNILSSETINEDVKHKVLGEAKFLRALYYFFLLNHFGGVPIYDETVDYNKEYMKFTKARSSEQDTRDFILKDLEYAMEALPVSWPEADYGRATKGAAYALRGRVYLYNQQYDLAVKDFEEIVLDPSGVGYNYELYPDYAGLFLPTGDKSNEMIFSVQNHASVGFNLGMPYAWYMGSNACVGTSWNNVMPSVDLVDSYELKDGRPFNWNDFIPSFNESREVREQTFLSTLTGDKKSVESYPLYYDKLLSMYEERDPRMQQTVILPYTHYKGWVGNKEKDCEYVIASGVATTNGFIVVNRGYKTYLFRKFVPEGIMGGLMTASQRASVPINFPIIRYADVLLMLAECYNEQGDIDQAVEYINKVRQRSSVNMPAINSGPAWLDARSKSAVFERIKHERAVEFPAEGLRYYDLKRWRLLKETQNSDEKDMLGTTIYVNKFEDKDYLWPIPLQERDRNKNLEQNQGW